Proteins from one Malaya genurostris strain Urasoe2022 chromosome 2, Malgen_1.1, whole genome shotgun sequence genomic window:
- the LOC131432326 gene encoding uncharacterized protein LOC131432326: MEPDWTTNETYRAIPQMEGGDPAQQTKEPTKTPIKTKYDSNNMFTQSIFDLTLITTNICQICYILKVGPELGILYYIMLILLGISLFMLSIHGFMGLFGRLRCKNPLSDGCFNCLYNTSLFMVVLVYLVNLLFNVLSLKEIEDKCQIIVNHMKNRTGD; the protein is encoded by the exons ATGGAACCGGACTGGACAACTAATGAAACTTATCGTGCAATTCCGCAGATGGAGGGAGGAGATCCTGCGCAA CAAACCAAAGAGCCCACTAAAACGCCGATTAAAACGAAATACGATTCTAACAACATGTTTACGCAAAGCATATTCGATCTAACACTCATCACCACCAACATTTGCCAAATATGCTACATCCTGAAAGTGGGTCCAGAACTAGGTATTCTCTATTACATAATGCTAATTTTACTTGGCATTTCACTTTTTATGCTg TCTATCCACGGTTTCATGGGTCTTTTCGGAAGACTTCGCTGTAAAAACCCACTGTCTGACGGTTGTTTCAACTGCCTGTACAACACGTCACTGTTCATGGTTGTGCTCGTGTATTTGGTGAATCTTCTGTTCAATGTGTTAAGCCTGAAAGAAATCGAAGACAAATGCCAAATAATCGTCAATCACATGAAAAATAGAACCGGGGATTAA
- the LOC131431540 gene encoding uncharacterized protein LOC131431540, whose protein sequence is MSENNMNRAREQSERLPFRNQSQNRHEVSEPDGDIEDIIKKIDVHSFTGLMTILAVNLQQLYWLINVGPDLGAMFYFMITLTSISAILVITLLPVRTILEGSSKFKVRKTKKWRILYYTSLVLNVMIFVVNLALQIFDQTMEKCQVLLNQPLPISDKTTK, encoded by the exons ATGAGTGAAAACAACATGAACCGTGCCAGAGAGCAAAGCGAACGTCTTCCGTTTAGGAACCAGTCACAGAATCGTCATGAAGTTTCCGAACCGGATGGTGATATTGAAGATATTATTAAAAAGATAGATGTTCACAGTTTCACTGGTTTGATGACAATATTGGCCGTGAACCTCCAGCAACTTTACTGGCTCATCAATGTTGGACCTGATCTGGGGGCGATGTTCTACTTTATGATTACACTTACGTCAATATCAGCAATTTTGGTG ATTACACTTCTTCCCGTTCGTACTATTCTGGAAGGCAGCAGCAAATTTAAGGTTCGTAAAACTAAAAAGTGGAGAATTTTGTACTACACGAGTTTGGTATTGAACGTGATGATATTTGTCGTAAACCTAGCCCTACAAATTTTCGATCAAACAATGGAAAAGTGCCAAGTTCTTCTCAACCAACCGTTGCCGATAAGCGATAAAACAACTAAATAA
- the LOC131432325 gene encoding zinc finger protein 39-like, whose product MEGSLERCFICADESSLVYRNLMELVTKYSGTSVHKVIERFLGGDFSENFADLIAPVICQECVVKLNDYDAAYTKALIIQKEFTDLLKKSLTLVGDKIHVSEMLFKEEPESLYVDEIVECDQEHVGGSVDNGVQDTVKLEEIVSMKCNTCGECFRSIHEMRSHSHKQKVEEEQKQDSDGEMEFHLEFLDETDNFNLEDVEYIDEERLYEDEDESKDGEVIGQERLTDTEEMSEEKETAEIKPKVESAKNKCLECNINLGSKLKLKKHIRDHHSASNDVGGNVCHICGVTVKTKSHLTAHVARHSRNNDFTCVFCAKKFRSNGALIRHLPLHTGEKPFQCEQCGKRFCHQSSFNMHRLMHDDIREKKCEICGYRLRNGSHLKRHMRMHSGERPFECPTCGQKFAQRYNMTAHLKAHQGIYREQSKVYKCPLCDSTFQRKLKLQEHLTREHNTTVDSALLKPSERTKANKKIAKTEQFLKQESIKSIDN is encoded by the exons ATGGAAGGTTCTCTCGAGAGGTGTTTTATTTGTGCGGATGAATCAAGTTTGGTTTATCGAAACCTGATGGAACTGGTAACGAAGTATTCGGGCACATCAGTACATAAAGTGATCGAACGTTTCCTTGGTGGagatttttctgaaaatttcgcAGATCTTATAGCCCCTGTCATTTGCCAGGAGTGCGTTGTAAAGTTGAACGATTATGATGCGGCTTATACGAAGGCGTTAATTATCCAGAAAGAATTCACCGATCtacttaagaaaagtttaactcTCGTAGGCGACAAGATCCACGTAAGTGAGATGCTTTTCAAAGAGGAACCGGAGAGTTTGTACGTCGATGAAATTGTAGAATGCGATCAGGAGCACGTTGGTGGTTCGGTTGACAACGGAGTTCAAGATACGGTCAAGCTAGAAGAGATTGTGTCTATGAAATGTAACACCTGCGGAGAGTGTTTCCGTTCGATTCATGAGATGCGAAGCCATTCGCACAAGCAAAAAGTAGAGGAAGAACAAAAGCAGGATTCCGACGGGGAAATGGAGTTCCATTTGGAGTTTTTAGATGAAACGGATAATTTCAATTTGGAAGATGTCGAATATATTGATGAAGAACGGTTATATGAAGACGAGGATGAATCAAAAGATGGGGAAGTTATTGGCCAAGAAAGGCTCACTGATACGGAAGAAATGTCAGAAGAAAAGGAGACAGCAGAAATTAAACCGAAAGTGGAAAGTGCGAAGAACAAATGTCTAGAGTGTAACATAAATTTAGGATCAAAACTTAAATTGAAG AAACACATCCGTGATCACCATTCAGCAAGCAACGATGTCGGTGGCAATGTGTGTCATATTTGTGGTGTTACGGTTAAAACCAAATCCCATCTGACTGCCCATGTTGCTAGACATAGTCGAAATAATGACTTCACATGCGTTTTTTGTGCGAAAAAATTTCGAAGCAATGGAGCGTTGATACGACATCTTCCGTTGCATACAG GTGAGAAGCCCTTTCAATGTGAACAGTGCGGAAAGCGATTCTGCCATCAGTCTTCGTTTAATATGCATCGACTTATGCATGATGATATCCGAGAGAAAAAATGTGAGATTTGTGGCTATCGGCTTCGCAACGGATCTCACCTTAAGCggcatatgcgg ATGCATTCCGGAGAAAGACCGTTTGAGTGTCCGACTTGTGGTCAAAAATTTGCTCAAAG GTATAACATGacagctcatttgaaagctcatCAAGGAATTTACCGTGAACAATCGAAGGTTTACAAGTGTCCTTTATGTGACTCTACGTTCCAGCGAAAGCTTAAACTACAAGAGCATTTGACTAGAGAGCACAATACCACAGTAGATTCGGCACTGCTGAAGCCATCGGAACGCACCAAGGCCAACAAAAAAATCGCAAAGACGGAACAATTCTTAAAACAAGAAAGCATAAAGTCAATAGACAATTaa
- the LOC131431539 gene encoding protein claret segregational gives MESKIPKPSLIKKPTGIPSLSGNGRLPLSDLLNVPAELDFNGKRVASPELVRVGLPRTKLRRSRSACDLSRPTFHRPKFVPSLEKIPSNKSNITAATVSQMVKNNLVKQVQKPHLRRSLSTGDLSTKSVSSCSSTQQTSFKRQLSTVSNTIPAKVTKVTASSAATGKAFGSTSVRTAPTARKPPMTNKPNIGLAKSSSINSSVSSENKSIPSNGGAGKKNIRQRIPAYDFKARYYDLLEKHQQLKSKMEKLLQANSELETLPQKYDDCLDELNKLKKEHEQLQESNRFALSDNENLKLKNASLSSSLSETESELRALKKQYILADEERLKLREMVKNLQEKSSQLEERNQFLQQDNDRKSELLFKANIERKDLHNAVMDLRGNIRVFCRVRPPLESELERLECGWKYLDEQSLEVYATDGSCKRMEFSFDHVFHPRTMQEDIFENVAPLIQSALDGYNVCIFAYGQTGSGKTYTMDGVPEEMGVIPRTVDLIFNSIEDYKRLGWEYEIRVNFLEIYNEILYDLLDSSGTTKDLEIRMANAKNKTEVYVSNIIEETVQSKNQLRQLMVTAKSNRATAATVGNERSSRSHAVTKLQLIGTHAEKGELSVGSVNLVDLAGSESPKTSTRMDETKNINRSLSELSNVILALVQKHEHIPYRNSKLTHLLMPSLGGNSKTLMFVNVAPFQDCYNETIKSLRFASQVNACKLQKVRKNKILNNSSVF, from the exons ATGGAGTCTAAAATACCTAAGCCATCGTTGATTAAAAAACCTACGGGAATACCTAGTTTATCAGGAAATGGTCGTCTACCGTTGTCAGATTTGTTAAATGTACCTGCGGAATTGGATTTTAATGGAAAACGGGTTGCCTCGCCAGAGCTTGTACGAGTTGGTCTACCTCGAACAAAGTTACGGAGAAGTCGATCAGCATGCGATCTTAGCAGGCCAACTTTTCACAGACCGAAATTCGTCCCAAGTTTGGAAAAAATTCCATCCAATAAATCAAACATAACTGCAGCTACTGTGTCGCAAATGGTCAAAAATAATCTAGTTAAACAGGTTCAGAAGCCACACCTACGGAGAAGTCTTTCGACCGGAGATTTGTCGACAAAGTCAGTGTCCAGTTGTAGCTCCACACAGCAAACTAGTTTCAAACGACAGTTATCAACTGTTAGTAATACAATTCCGGCAAAGGTTACTAAGGTAACTGCTTCGAGTGCTGCGACAGGCAAGGCATTTGGTTCCACGTCTGTCAGAACTGCCCCCACGGCCAGAAAGCCGCCAATGACGAACAAACCGAATATCGGTCTGGCAAAATCATCGTCGATAAATTCTAGCGTGTCTAGTGAAAACAAATCTATTCCTTCAAATGGCGGAGCGGGAAAAAAGAACATACGGCAAAGAATTCCAGCATACGATTTTAAAGCCCGCTATTACGACCTGCTCGAGAAACATCAACAGTTGAAAAGTAAAATGGAAAAATTGCTCCAAGCTAACAGCGAATTAGAAACTCTTCCGCAAAAGTACGACGACTGTCTAGACGAGTTAAACAAACTCAAGAAAGAACATGAGCAGTTGCAAGAAAGTAATCGCTTCGCATTATCTGACAATGAAAACTTGAAACTTAAAAATGCATCGCTCTCATCAAGTCTTAGTGAAACCGAATCTGAGTTACGGGCCCTGAAAAAACAATACATTTTAGCTGATGAAGAAAGATTGAAACTACGTGAAATGGTAAAAAATCTACAGGAAAAATCATCGCAGCTCGAAGAAAGAAATCAGTTCCTCCAGCAGGACAACGACCGAAAGTCGGAGTTGCTGTTCAAAGCGAACATCGAACGGAAAGATTTGCACAATGCTGTGATGGATTTGAGAGGCAACATTCGGGTATTCTGTCGAGTACGACCCCCGTTGGAGTCGGAGCTAGAACGACTGGAGTGTGGTTGGAAATATCTGGACGAGCAATCACTGGAAGTTTACGCTACCGACGGCAGTTGCAAACGAATGGAGTTCTCCTTCGACCATGTGTTCCACCCGAGAACGATGCAGGAGGATATCTTCGAGAATGTGGCACCGCTCATTCAGTCCGCTTTGGACGGATACAATGTGTGCATATTCGCCTATGGACAAACCGGCAGTGGGAAAACTTATACCATGGATGGTGTGCCGGAGGAGATGGGCGTTATTCCAAGGACGGTGGACTTGATTTTCAACTCGATTGAGGACTATAAACGACTTGGCTGGGAGTACGAG ATTCGAGTTAATTTTCTTGAAATCTACAACGAAATCTTGTACGATCTGCTTGACTCTTCGGGTACCACGAAAGACTTGGAAATCCGCATGGccaatgcaaaaaataaaaccgAAGTGTACGTGTCGAACATAATCGAGGAAACGGTACAGTCGAAGAACCAGCTGCGGCAACTGATGGTAACTGCTAAGTCGAACCGCGCGACGGCGGCCACTGTCGGGAATGAGCGTTCGTCTCGATCACACGCTGTCACGAAACTGCAGCTAATCGGAACACACGCGGAGAAGGGTGAACTAAGCGTCGGATCGGTTAATCTGGTAGATTTAGCTGGATCCGAAAGTCCGAAGACTAGCACCCGAATGGATGAAACCAAGAACATCAATCGATCGTTGAGTGAGCTGAGCAACGTCATTCTGGCATTGGTGCAGAAACACGAACACATTCCCTATCGGAACTCGAAGCTTACGCACCTGCTTATGCCCAGCCTTGGCGGAAATTCGAAAACGCTTATGTTTGTGAATGTTGCGCCGTTCCAGGATTGCTACAACGAAACCATCAAATCGCTTCGGTTCGCATCGCAGGTGAATGCGTGTAAGCTTCAGAAGGttcgcaaaaacaaaattcTCAACAATTCCAGTGTGTTCTAG
- the LOC131430471 gene encoding trafficking protein particle complex subunit 10, giving the protein MHCKPILTYSGDTRLFKSLEPHIIASLPSDTAEWKRSYGRPVKNVRVEASFKPFESSKLEKYNTGNWNIVDHPVLHLYVTECNDVEAYRASVKEEIDQWLKTLNNYNVTDWMIVLVETLDIKKSKNILPRTTVLDKIRLDFASKNGDRCLSVLNPTKFEMKATESFRCLLQRIRHLMLTGYNKNIVKYEDLIRSNRENRVQEHWNFIDYFLLQEQLAFVLEMLGQYSEALVQYDELDALFSQFILNSVYGEKQKWLEIFDQPLFAFHGISLNPTKMEETRKKIINQSVNLLEFRSYLFERQCLLLDANEKPWEIAERLLPFLFSTLREIEALKLETPEGSLACWEFVCALEVLNLCDKVQESKDIHKCSQYSAPIWNLAKDKLYSLGKQCGLLPGQTPTSEQLHTVVHLSAGMGDTIPESGSRTTLEVEVKDRKSHSPVRKPKKSATDSLKEALGSNQAFTKLYLELSELAISTYKHVSRLRSARLVGFDLGSFYITLNEPQKAVGFFTDLLRELKNENWDYLASQTLLALACCYQKMDDSVNYTKTCSAISCSLDLELPVRNFYFKEFHASLKLLKELRSTDINALNVTSVLEDHFQIVDICVAQNSIIQDDVISVILKIESNFPREIDCEQILLSFEMDSKQSPESSASQVALPEMSVALPFTLHLDYKQDNTLSCASVACNNKVKQPVRRTSSTRRKISPTQRSDFTNCVGCEKLLLKPGMNTIELTAKAKRVGSWCFKQLAIQIESAEFLTESLPVGLPVFDIVTKASLAVLNFMNLVAGVEQPGKLIISGGSFRFPKDANIILKCSKNLKVRLATQVEENAPKAPFQRELLIGLQDFQSFEKRVIDLEALCDLPGRREEKAIEQKVVLQVPWSRNEIQIPLHFLPALTASCRLHSSGSRKFLQVILKGVSEHRLILKDASMSCSAEGVTIIDVNPKSQNEIIMTKGLSISYLYEIQVEALKAESELPVIHVDFRMNFADINLPEDNRYYIPYTVTFDVMDYTTLFTICAKIEPSELCRVNSVCHLNLRISKVHANPFSDLMYEVLADQNMWVVVGRTAGVISMEEVESHSITLDVLPLTAGFLPLPNIRLSKYISANKSKTDVHPRLQPFPPGQIYNSTKSMQIHVLASSNTDAA; this is encoded by the exons ATGCATTGTAAACCTATTTTGACGT ATTCTGGAGATACCCGTTTGTTCAAAAGCTTGGAGCCGCACATCATCGCCTCTCTACCATCAGACACTGCCGAATGGAAACGGTCATACGGACGTCCGGTAAAAAATGTTCGCGTTGAAGCCAGCTTCAAACCATTCGAATCGTCCAAACTGGAAAAATATAACACTGGTAACTGGAACATCGTAGACCATCCGGTTTTGCACCTATATGTAACGGAATGTAACGACGTTGAAGCATACCGTGCGTCCGTAAAGGAAGAAATTGATCAGTGGCTTAAAACGTTGAACAACTATAATGTGACCGACTGGATGATCGTGCTGGTCGAAACATTGGATATTAAGAAATCCAAAAACATCCTTCCCAGAACAACCGTACTGGATAAAATTCGGCTGGATTTTGCATCCAAGAATGGGGATCGTTGCTTATCCGTACTAAATCCAACGAAATTTGAAATGAAAGCAACGGAATCGTTCCGTTGTCTGTTGCAGAGGATTCGCCACTTGATGCTAACTGGCTATaacaaaaatattgtcaaaTATGAGGATTTGATTCGTTCTAATCGAGAAAATCGTGTTCAGGAACATTGGAATTTTATCGACTATTTCCTACTTCAGGAGCAACTTGCGTTTGTTTTGGAAATGCTTGGACAATACTCGGAAGCATTGGTGCAATATGATGAGTTGGATGCTCTATTCTCCCAATTTATCCTGAACTCGGTGTACGGAGAAAAACAGAAATGGTTGGAAATATTTGACCAGCCACTGTTTGCTTTTCATGGGATTTCACTTAATCCGACTAAAATGGAAGAAACaaggaaaaaaatcattaatcAGTCTGTTAATTTATTGGAATTTCGAAGTTACTTATTCGAGCGTCAATGTTTGCTTCTGGATGCGAACGAGAAACCATGGGAAATAGCTGAAAGACTATTGCCGTTTCTGTTCTCGACCTTGCGGGAGATAGAAGCTTTGAAACTAGAAACACCGGAAGGCTCGCTGGCATGCTGGGAATTTGTATGTGCACTTGAAGTTCTTAATCTGTGCGATAAAGTTCAGGAATCTAAAGATATTCACAAATGCTCACAATATTCGGCTCCAATATGGAATTTAGCAAAGGATAAATTGTACAGCTTGGGTAAACAGTGCGGGTTACTGCCAGGGCAGACGCCGACTTCAGAACAACTGCACACTGTTGTTCACTTATCCGCTGGAATGGGCGATACCATTCCAGAAAGTGGCAGCAGAACAACACTCGAAGTCGAGGTGAAAGACAGAAAATCTCATTCTCCAGTTCGAAAGCCTAAAAAGTCTGCCACTGACAGCCTGAAAGAAGCGTTGGGATCTAATCAGGCATTCACCAAATTGTATCTGGAACTTAGCGAATTGGCAATCAGCACCTATAAACACGTTTCCAGGTTGCGTTCGGCACGATTGGTTGGATTTGACCTCGGAAGCTTCTACATAACTCTGAACGAACCGCAGAAAGCTGTCGGATTCTTTACAGACTTACTACGGGAACTGAAAAACGAAAACTGGGACTATCTAGCCAGTCAAACGCTACTGGCATTGGCCTGCTGCTACCAGAAAATGGATGATAGTGTGAACTACACCAAAACATGCAGTGCAATTTCGTGCAGTTTGGATTTGGAACTGCCTGTGCGAAATTTCTACTTTAAAGAATTTCATGCATCACTGAAACTGTTGAAGGAGCTCAGAAGTACGGACATAAATGCACTGAATGTAACATCGGTTTTGGAGGATCATTTCCAG ATCGTCGATATTTGTGTAGCACAAAATTCCATAATTCAAGACGACGTAATCTCAGTTATTCTGAAAATAGAAAGCAACTTTCCTCGTGAGATCGATTGCGAGCAAATTCTGCTCTCCTTCGAAATGGACTCCAAGCAGAGTCCAGAATCATCCGCATCCCAAGTAGCACTACCTGAAATGTCCGTGGCTCTACCGTTCACATTGCATCTGGACTACAAACAGGACAACACGTTGAGTTGTGCTTCGGTAGCATGCAACAATAAGGTCAAGCAACCGGTCCGAAGAACAAGCAGCACAAGGCGCAAAATTTCTCCCACCCAACGGTCAGACTTTACGAATTGTGTTGGATGTGAAAAATTACTGCTCAAACCAGGAATGAACACTATTGAATTGACGGCCAAAGCCAAACGTGTTGGTTCCTGGTGCTTCAAACAATTGGCTATTCAGATTGAAAGTGCTGAGTTCCTGACTGAAAGCCTACCGGTTGGCCTACCAGTTTTCGATATAGTGACTAAAGCGTCCTTGGCCGTTTTGAATTTCATGAATCTTGTGGCCGGTGTAGAGCAACCCGGTAAGCTCATCATTTCCGGTGGTAGCTTCCGTTTCCCGAAAGACGCCAACATTATATTGAAATGTTCGAAAAATCTCAAAGTGCGACTCGCTACGCAGGTGGAAGAAAACGCACCGAAAGCCCCGTTTCAACGGGAGCTACTGATCGGCCTACAAGATTTTCAATCATTTGAAAAACGTGTCATCGATTTGGAAGCCCTGTGCGATCTACCCGGTAGACGAGAAGAGAAAGCAATCGAACAGAAAGTGGTGCTTCAGGTTCCCTGgagtcggaatgaaattcaaattcCACTTCACTTCCTACCAGCACTGACCGCATCGTGTCGGTTACACTCTTCCGGCTCGAGGAAATTCCTACAAGTAATTCTGAAAGGAGTCAGTGAACACAGGCTCATTCTGAAGGACGCATCCATGTCGTGTTCGGCCGAAGGCGTAACAATAATCGACGTGAACCCAAAGTCccaaaatgaaattattatgaCGAAAGGTTTGTCGATTTCGTATCTTTACGAAATACAAGTAGAAGCACTGAAAGCAGAGAGCGAATTGCCCGTAATTCACGTGGAttttcgaatgaatttcgcTGATATTAATCTGCCAGAAGATAATCGATACTACATTCCATATACGGTCACATTCGATGTGATGGATTATACAACACTGTTCACAATATGTGCTAAAATTGAGCCATCCGAATTGTGTCGGGTTAACTCGGTCTGTCATCTAAATCTGCGCATATCCAAAGTACATGCCAACCCATTCTCTGACCTGATGTATGAGGTATTGGCCGATCAGAACATGTGGGTGGTTGTAGGACGAACAGCCG GAGTCATCTCGATGGAGGAAGTTGAAAGCCATAGCATCACGCTGGACGTGCTTCCGTTGACCGCAGGGTTTTTGCCGCTGCCTAATATTCGTCTGTCGAAGTACATCTCAGCGaacaaatcaaaaacagatgtcCATCCACGGCTGCAACCGTTCCCACCGGGACAGATCTATAACTCGACCAAGAGCATGCAAATACACGTACTAGCTAGTAGCAATACAGACGCCGCCTAA